ccctgccTCTGAACCAAGGTATATCTAAGTTTGATTTTCTGCacttgggctgtttgggtgtaggttttaTCCTGCTTGATCTGTATTAAGTTTCCCAAGTCTATGTGAGTTTCCACTGGCTGCTCAGGTATCCTCCCacactctgaaaatgtgtttcaggctgGTGACTGGGTAAATGGGTGCTTGTCACTTCCCTAcaatgtcccatccagggtgtacccctccttgCCTAGGGCCCAGTGACTCagggatagactctgaacctctgtgaccctgaccagaaGGATAAGCAGCTGACAATAGTAATGACGAATGATTTAATCAACTCGCTTGTGAGCCTTTACTGAATAAAATTTTGGACTCCACCAAAATAACTCCAAAAATAGATAAGAAAATATAGTTCacattcaagttcaagttgtttttattgtcattcctctgtatagcttgtatacagcaGGTGCAAATAAAGATACAAGCACAAGTGAAGCGGAAAACCTGCAGGCCGCATAATACATCAACACCAGGATGACAGATATATATGGATATATTGAGAAGAACACAAGTGAAGGTTTGGGAATTGTATGTTCCCAAACCTGAACGTGTGCAAAAGGGCCTAAGGTATTTTGACCATATACTGTAGTGGAACCTTggtaaatgcagttttatagGTTAAAAGTTCAGTATAGCATAACAAGTGCAAATTTTACATGCTGCATAGTATACCTGTTGTTTATTAAGTGCTCATAATGAAGTTGAGTACAATCACAGGATGCATCAGGGCAAGGGCCTCTTGGGATGTCTGCTGGCTCTTGGAATGTTGATAATTTCCAGCTGCCTTGTTGACTCACTTTTTTTCCATTcgccaaagaaaacaaactaatCTAAAGGTACAAAACCACATGGCTTCATACACTTGGAATGCTGATACCAGATTTAAGGTGTAAATACTGATGATGGGGATTGAGTTCAGTTTAGCTTCTAGTAATGCAGCATGTTCAGGTGGGTTTATTTTCTTCAATCTGCAATGAAAATACACGCAATGAAAAATATGTGCACccaaatgtacaaaatattcGCTGCTCTAAATTTATTGGAGGTGGATGTTTGGTGTGCAAAGAAACGGTTTGTGACAAATGTCAAATTACACCAGGTGTTAGAAATGCTCACTGTTAAAACCTAGGCACTTCCATaatgaaatatgcatatatatgtagtACATTAAAATTTGCATACCTTACCTATAAACAGTTATTTTAATCGTGATATATAGTTTAATTTTGACCCACTACCAGCACTACTTTCTCTTGTAGGACCGCAGCACCGACCAGTGTGACACGGtcatttactgtatcagtccgCAACGGTCAACGATCCCTGTCCTTCACTGATGAGATTAAAAGGAGAAGTGTGTTATTACTACTGTTTATGACTAACATATAACTTTTGTTTTAAGAATACACAAAAGGATGTAAGGAATTATTCGTCAGTTATTGGGGGAACAGTGGTGAAAGTGAAGGCTAacttaatagaaaaataaatgtcttattatttatttgaattgaatttaatgaTTTTATGTCTTCGAATTGTTCcgcggtgtccaccaccatctTTTGAAGGGCACTCTGTAAATGAATTGAATAAAATAGGACTGAAAATGCGTTACATATTATTTGGTATTGGACATTTAATTGGTCTCTATTGTATTTAAAAGGTCGAATCACACAGGTGAGGCTTTCGAAAGAACGGGTATGGAGGACGCGCCAGGAGAACGGCGCGGGCGCGCGCACCGACTTGGCGGTCGCGAGGATGACGGACTTCACGGGCCGCTCGGACCCCGCGCGCAGCTGCCCAGGGTTTGGGGGCTGCGGGGCGCTGTTGTGGCCCGTTGTTTCTGCTCGCTGAGGTGGATGGGGGCTTTTCCACACACTTCTGGGAGCGGTTCCAGCCGAGCAGCGGGAGacgacaaacacacacactcagcactcccccgtctctctctctctctctcacacacacacacacacacacacacacacacacactcatagagcctctctctctctctctctctctctctctcacacacacacacacacactctttgtcagaTTTTCTTCCTCATATAAGTCGCTCTGCCGCGCGACAACACAGAGGGACGGAGCGCTTTTTTGCTCGCAGACGGGAGCCGAGCTACTGCGAAACGCGTTAAATGACGGcggtggcgcgcgcgcgcgctccctccCTCGGACCTCGGAGACTTTGACAGCACGACTTGCATCCTGCTCTGCACCGAAACCGTGACTTTTCCATGAGCTTCGGGAGCTTCCATCGCTGCAAAACATGGATATTCAGAGTTTTGATTGACTTCAATATGGAATTACGTTTGattttgtaaaactttttttctgacgTTTTTTATTCAGTTCTACTTGCCCTTTTTCGGATGTCATTATTAATAGTTTAGTATTTCCATGGGCCTCTCAACGTCTCGTTAATAGAGTGATGTTCTGGATAATTATTGCTTAATTATGCtttgaaagaaagacagaatttctgttgttttgttaaAAAGCAAACTAAGGGATCAGGGCAAAGCCTATGTCCCACAGCTgggttttctttcttctgcagTGGGGTTCCTTTTGACGGAACTTTATGATGAAGAGGATGCTGTTTCTGGATCTGTTTTTTATAGTGCTGTCTTGGGCAGCCAGTGTGTCTGCCTTCGGTCCTGTCAACCGGACGTCAAATGCGGGACGGCTGTTGATCCGCCGCCCCACGCTTAGCACGGATCTGAAAAGTGCTGGTGGCTATAGTGATGCTCGCCCTGCATCTGCTTCCTCTGCTTCACAGAATGGTGGGAAACGCAGGGTGATGCAGAGGGACCAGAGTTTTGGCCCCAGAAGTGGGCAGCCTGGAAGGAGGCCAACTCGGCGGAGGAACCCAACAGGTTTCGTCATGGTTCAGGACGATAGCATGTTGGGATCCCGAGTCCGGCAGGCACGTGTGCCGAGTGGGGCCGGTTCCCCCAACCTCCTTGCCAGCTTTGCTGGGAAGAACCGCGTGCTTGTAATATCGGCCCCCCATGACTCGGATGGCTACTACCGGCTGATGATGAGTCTCCTGAAGCCAGATGTGTACTGCGAGCTGGCAGAACGCCATGTGCAGCAAATCATTATATTCCACCAAGAAGGAGAAATGGGTGGAAAGGTGCGGCGCATCACAAACGAGGGCAAGATCCTGGAGGAGCCCCTGGACACGACGCTCGTTCCTCGGCTGATGAACTTCCTCAAGCTGGAGAAGGGCAAGTTCGGCATGGTGTTGCTGCGGAAAACGCTACAGGTGGAGGAGCGGTACCCCTACCCAGTGCGACTGGAGGCTATGTACGAAACGATCGACCAGGCACCCATGCGGAAGTTTGAGAAGGTGCGGCAAAAGGGCTTTGTGCAGAAGTGTAAGGGTGCTGGTGTGGAGGGTCAGGTGGTAGAGGGTGGTGGGACTGCAACCTCAGCCTTAGATTCAGAGACCCAGGTGGATACACCCAGGGACAGGAAGCCACAGAAGAAAGAACGGAAGCCATTCCAGAAGCCTGCCCCAACAGCCTCATCCCCAGCTACCACAACAGCTAAGTCAACCACCACCCGGCCCACAACCACACGGTCAACCACCACCGTACGTGTCACAACAGCAATCACCACAACACGTGCCACAAcgacaaccaccaccaccacagcacCCCTTACAAATCAGAAGCCCACCAAAGCCCAGGTAACACCCTACTGGATCCCTGCTCCTAAAACCACAGTGGAACCCCAGTATGGCCCTCCAACACGGGAGCACCGGAGAGGTAAGAACAATCCTAAAGTGACGCCACACCCCACAACGCTGACAGATTACTACACCAAGGGCTCTTTGGGACGATATGATGACAACCCCACAGACAAGAGCAACAGCGATCGCAAACACAGCAATGTGGCACCTGTGGGGCACAAGCCCACCAAGCCCAGACTGGGGAGGAAGAAGAACCATGGACAGAAGGTGCTGAGCAACGAGTATGATGAGAAGTTTGACACCAGGAAGCCTGCCACTAATGATTTAGGTCAATCAGAGGTGGAGGACCTTCCcatgaaaaagggaaaaggcCGGCATGACAAgatggaaaagaagaagaagtcaGACAGGTCAGGGCGGAGGGACAAAGGAGAAAAGAGGAGCAGGTTAGGCAAAGATGGGAAGGGAGAACATCGTCTTAAGAAAAAGAAGACTTCCAAAACCCAAGACAAAGAAGACTTCCAGAAGCCTTTGAAGAAGCCAGTGTCTCCCAAAGgatctctctcctccttcttgGATTACTTTGAAAGCAGGCGGCGACTACTTGTAAGTAAGAGCTGGTCTCTGGTTTGCAGAGGGCCTGTTACGtgaataatatttatttgtgtttgaatgtgtacacagaaatgtaatatttcgTTGGCTTTTGTGGAAATGAATAGCTTGCTACCAAAtcttgtaaatgtttatgttgaTGCTGGCCACATACTTAAATATGTGGGTATTTTTTAGAGGATCGTatcatttggggaaaaaatgatttcttgtctttttcatGCATGTCTGCAATCTGTTATTATATGGGTTGGCTTTTGCTTAATTTAGCTCTCTTATTTTTAGCCTAACATTAGTCATGATAGCcctgttattttttgtttgtgtttttcttgttggGCATCTGGTAgacaattttcttttaattagcGTGTTGACACCAGTCTTGTGTAGCACACGTCTACCTAGGAAAATATCAAGTTGGAAGgtttttacatataaaaatatcagTGTTTAGAATATGAGGATGTAACCTTTTAAATGGAATAGTACACCATGTATGCACCTTTACAACAACCAGTGTGTGATCAAAAACATACTTGTGTGCCCCTAGCTGATAACCACTCCAGATGAGGACCATAAGATGTACACCCAGCAGAGGGACGAATACCTGGAACACGTTTGTGACATGGCCGTTCGGAAGGTCTCCATCATCACTATCTTCGGCACTCTGACCAACAATACCATGAAGATCGAGCATTACCAGTTAGGTAAGACCAGCCGCTCCTGCTGTGTTGAAACCATATTTTTAAATCCACCAGTCATTGCCCTTTCTTGAGTTAAGTActtgtttttatgaatttttactCTGCCAATCCATACAGCTTGCAGTTTTTGATGTTGTTAAGGTGAGAACATCACCTTCTAGGAATGTGATTCCACACCCTTCAGCTCACACCAGCTCCAGTTCCTGAAGCCAAGTGTCATGCTTAGGTAACACCTGAAGTAACAATAACAAGAGATCTAAAACCTGGGGACACAAGTTTGGGGGATATGCAATATTAAACCTTCTCGGATAggttttattttgatttgtttcaaAGTAATCTAGTccagaaggggtgcggtggcacagtgggttggaccgcagtcctgctctccggtgggtctggggttcaagtcccacttggggtaccttgcgacagactggcgtcctgtcctgggtgtgtcccctccttctctccagccttacgccctgtgttgccgggtaggctccggttccccgtgaccctgtataggacaagcggttctgaaaatgtgtgtgtgtgtgtaatttagtCCATCCTCCCTCAAAGAGGGTGACAGACAATAAGGGGTGTGGGAGTTTCAGAAGCAGTTGGGTTATTAAAATTCATTGAGTCAGGTCATCATGAATTGCAGCAATaaatatttcctcttttttttttttttaactggaccATTCAGAGCCATTGGTCTTCAGTGTCTAAGCTTAGCATTGATGAAATAGAAGAGCAGACTGCATCACAAAGGATATTTGTTGGGCTAAACTGACTTACGATTAAATACTTTTTGATTGAAATGTGAGGTTTTTTCCACTTAACTCAACATGCTTTCCATGAAATCCTTGGCACAAACTTGTCGGACTGGCCCCGATTCTCAAATCTAAATACCAGTGATTTGCATGCAATGGGCCTTGAGAACGTCTGTCTggaatttttaatattacatttagctgacatttttctccaaagcagcttacactgtgaAGGTTATAATTACAAACTGAcaactatttgcccatttatacagctgggtaattttagtggagcaatttagggtaagtaccttgctcaagggcactacagccagaggtggggatcaaacctgcaacctttacaGCCAGTactagctctaaccactacactaccagctatcccactCAAGACCCAAAATAAGCTGCCTGATTATCCCGATTTGACCCATGTGTCCCTGTTAGTTAGCTTCCCTCAGACACCTCTTGAACTTGATACCATTCCCTATTGGcatcaatgtttttttcattatttttatttttaaactttgaaatgATTATTCTGCTTTGTCAAAATCAAACCCGGAAATACATTTAT
This genomic window from Scleropages formosus chromosome 1, fSclFor1.1, whole genome shotgun sequence contains:
- the ccdc80 gene encoding coiled-coil domain-containing protein 80; this encodes MMKRMLFLDLFFIVLSWAASVSAFGPVNRTSNAGRLLIRRPTLSTDLKSAGGYSDARPASASSASQNGGKRRVMQRDQSFGPRSGQPGRRPTRRRNPTGFVMVQDDSMLGSRVRQARVPSGAGSPNLLASFAGKNRVLVISAPHDSDGYYRLMMSLLKPDVYCELAERHVQQIIIFHQEGEMGGKVRRITNEGKILEEPLDTTLVPRLMNFLKLEKGKFGMVLLRKTLQVEERYPYPVRLEAMYETIDQAPMRKFEKVRQKGFVQKCKGAGVEGQVVEGGGTATSALDSETQVDTPRDRKPQKKERKPFQKPAPTASSPATTTAKSTTTRPTTTRSTTTVRVTTAITTTRATTTTTTTTAPLTNQKPTKAQVTPYWIPAPKTTVEPQYGPPTREHRRGKNNPKVTPHPTTLTDYYTKGSLGRYDDNPTDKSNSDRKHSNVAPVGHKPTKPRLGRKKNHGQKVLSNEYDEKFDTRKPATNDLGQSEVEDLPMKKGKGRHDKMEKKKKSDRSGRRDKGEKRSRLGKDGKGEHRLKKKKTSKTQDKEDFQKPLKKPVSPKGSLSSFLDYFESRRRLLLITTPDEDHKMYTQQRDEYLEHVCDMAVRKVSIITIFGTLTNNTMKIEHYQLEHDKPMKVLKEEDLVNQELIIELRKQFGMTHDDFFMVLTDVDMKVKQFYEVPIAMKAVFDYIDTFASRIKEMEQQKREGVMCKKEDKPRSLENFLSRFRWRRRLFIISSPNDEEWAYQQQLYALTRQACNLGLRHVSILKLVGVDAADMGGVLELYPINGSATVEREGLSATLVKDIRNYFQISPEYFSMLLVGKDGNVKSWYPSPMWSMANIYDLIDSMQLRRQEMAIQQSLGLRCPEDEYGGYGYHHHGYHEGYQEGYGQGYGY